A window from Culex pipiens pallens isolate TS chromosome 3, TS_CPP_V2, whole genome shotgun sequence encodes these proteins:
- the LOC120413691 gene encoding uncharacterized protein LOC120413691 isoform X1 produces MVAILALRFPAKMNLLILLIFAGLRAAIATDITFRNHSCVPTGFSNVCFLDRISYNPHDQRVIHRFPANLTHVRLGGEVVKFRDFKIQHFDTKLYGMMGKPRTLEVINLWVRTIQLPRTVQHANFRRNILDQFEVEPGEDAPLVTYLHLGKNWLSNIANLSVLVNLEVLLLQNNHIEHFDHSTMQNLTKLRHLDLTHNFLTQFSTQVFPKSLTYLSLNSNEIKLLNYDGLYFPPLLTLNLERNDLPSIDASALILAMPKLKMVRFAGNPIDPSEFRLAVQQFRKHNVSVNGEADEVACLYKEEVVEGVCVKLAPQRKVIREILLSLVVVLVAIAMVVTVWWVFVTINKKC; encoded by the exons ATGGTTGCAATATTGGCACTTAGGTTTCCAGCAAAGATGAATCTTCTAATTTTATT GATTTTTGCGGGTCTTCGAGCGGCCATCGCCACCGATATAACCTTCCGAAATCACTCTTGCGTCCCAACCGGATTCTCTAATGTGTGCTTCCTGGACAGAATAAGCTACAACCCTCATGATCAACGCGTGATCCACCGCTTCCCTGCTAACCTCACGCATGTACGACTGGGGGGTGAAGTCGTAAAGTTTCgtgatttcaaaattcaacactTTGATACCAAGCTGTACGGCATGATGGGCAAACCTCGCACCCTGGAGGTGATCAACCTATGGGTAAGGACTATCCAACTGCCGAGAACAGTTCAGCATGCAAACTTCCGGAGAAATATATTGGATCAGTTCGAGGTGGAACCCGGTGAAGACGCTCCCTTGGTAACATACTTGCACCTAGGAAAAAACTGGCTAAGCAACATTGCAAATCTCAGTGTTTTAGTAAATCTTGAAGTGCTACTGCTGCAAAACAACCACATCGAACACTTTGATCACTCAACCATGCAGAACCTAACCAAGCTGAGGCACCTAGATCTGACCCACAACTTCCTCACTCAGTTCTCCACGCAAGTTTTCCCAAAAAGCCTAACCTATCTAAGTCTGAACTCCAACGAAATCAAACTCCTCAACTACGATGGCCTATACTTCCCCCCGCTATTAACCCTCAACCTGGAACGCAACGACCTCCCCTCGATCGATGCATCCGCATTGATCCTGGCGATGCCCAAGTTAAAAATGGTCCGCTTTGCTGGGAACCCAATCGATCCGAGCGAGTTCCGCCTGGCGGTTCAGCAGTTCCGGAAGCATAACGTGAGCGTCAACGGTGAGGCGGATGAGGTGGCTTGTTTGTACAAGGAGGAAGTTGTCGAAGGAGTTTGCGTAAAACTGGCCCCGCAACGGAAGGTTATTCGTGAGATTTTGCTGAGCTTGGTGGTGGTCTTGGTGGCGATCGCGATGGTGGTGACGGTTTGGTGGGTTTTCGTGACGATTAATAAAAAGTGCTAG
- the LOC120413691 gene encoding lumican-like isoform X2 — protein MQTSGEIYWISSRWNPVKTLPCVLVNLEVLLLQNNHIEHFDHSTMQNLTKLRHLDLTHNFLTQFSTQVFPKSLTYLSLNSNEIKLLNYDGLYFPPLLTLNLERNDLPSIDASALILAMPKLKMVRFAGNPIDPSEFRLAVQQFRKHNVSVNGEADEVACLYKEEVVEGVCVKLAPQRKVIREILLSLVVVLVAIAMVVTVWWVFVTINKKC, from the exons ATGCAAACTTCCGGAGAAATATATTGGATCAGTTCGAGGTGGAACCCGGTGAAGACGCTCCCTTG TGTTTTAGTAAATCTTGAAGTGCTACTGCTGCAAAACAACCACATCGAACACTTTGATCACTCAACCATGCAGAACCTAACCAAGCTGAGGCACCTAGATCTGACCCACAACTTCCTCACTCAGTTCTCCACGCAAGTTTTCCCAAAAAGCCTAACCTATCTAAGTCTGAACTCCAACGAAATCAAACTCCTCAACTACGATGGCCTATACTTCCCCCCGCTATTAACCCTCAACCTGGAACGCAACGACCTCCCCTCGATCGATGCATCCGCATTGATCCTGGCGATGCCCAAGTTAAAAATGGTCCGCTTTGCTGGGAACCCAATCGATCCGAGCGAGTTCCGCCTGGCGGTTCAGCAGTTCCGGAAGCATAACGTGAGCGTCAACGGTGAGGCGGATGAGGTGGCTTGTTTGTACAAGGAGGAAGTTGTCGAAGGAGTTTGCGTAAAACTGGCCCCGCAACGGAAGGTTATTCGTGAGATTTTGCTGAGCTTGGTGGTGGTCTTGGTGGCGATCGCGATGGTGGTGACGGTTTGGTGGGTTTTCGTGACGATTAATAAAAAGTGCTAG